A single region of the Grus americana isolate bGruAme1 chromosome 3, bGruAme1.mat, whole genome shotgun sequence genome encodes:
- the MTRES1 gene encoding mitochondrial transcription rescue factor 1: MTGFRLPITAFRKLNVWFGLWEKFPSNKLSLSWMRSVFCSCQASTVNYRRCFSFSPVKLCALRLSPEYISVLSLRNKSNKSSKRSRQTVQEEQEEEQEDEEESNWEDEFENDPNVVKDYKDLEKVVQSLRYDVIMKAGLDIARNKVEDAFYNNELRLNGEKLWKKSRTVKIGDTLDLIVGEDKETGTAVVMRVVLKKVSNKTESEKYKVILRRWKNLKVPKQDVLK; this comes from the exons ATGACTGGCTTCAGACTCCCCATCACTGCTTTTAGAAAACTAAATGTCTGGTTTGGACTGTGGGAGAAATTCCCCTCTAATAAACTGTCTCTCTCTTGGATGAGAAGCGTATTCTGTAGCTGTCAAGCAAGCACAGTAAACTACAGAAGATGTTTCAGCTTTTCCCCAGTAAAACTCTGTGCACTAAGACTTTCTCCAGAGTATATCTCAGTACTTTCTCTGCGGAATAAAAGTAACAAAAGCTCTAAAAGGAGCAGACAAACTGTACaagaagaacaggaagaagaacaggaagatgaagaggaaagCAATTGGGAAGACGAATTTGAAAATGACCCCAATGTAGTAAAAGATTACAAGGATCTTGAAAAAGTAGTGCAGTCTCTTCGATATGATGTGATCATGAAAGCTGGTCTAGACATTGCAAGAAA taaagtAGAAGACGCATTCTACAATAATGAACTCAGGCTGAATGGAGAAAAACTATGGAAGAAAAGTAGAACT gTGAAAATTGGTGACACATTGGATCTCATAGTAGGTGAAGATAAAGAAACAGGAACTGCTGTAGTTATGCGGGTAGTCTTAAAAAAAGTATCTAACaaaactgaaagtgaaaaatacaaagtaattttgAGGCGATGGAAAAACTTAAAAGTGCCCAAACAGGACGTACTTAAGTAA
- the BEND3 gene encoding BEN domain-containing protein 3 isoform X2 has product MMMKGPLSNMKNRDTGSPTQVNAEQPNKNKNANVTWLCEEESFSDITTPSYKKPLYGISHKITEKKNPPGAEQFTSYELFEKINPSSPSHLRTLNDQRKRDSAAAIAVAAAAADSDPNIYSLIQKMFYTLNTLNTNMTQLHSKVDLLSLEVSRIKKQVSPAESVADFKPPPEYQLTSAELKQIMDQSTSGGDLACRLLVQLFPELFSDDEFSRSCSACGFLNKRKLESLHLQLIRNYVEVCYPSVKNTAVWQVECLPQVNDFFNRFWAQREMENSQQNVQSSSFYETEQVESSHFMEDKEQEEALSLDRSTAIASDYMLDAQDLNEFLDEASSPGEFSVFLLHRLFPELFDHRKLAERYNCFGDSGKQLLDPHRLQIIRRYTEIYFPDVQEEEAWLQQCVQRINDELENTYMDGSECDQMRDDCYDSSSLPDDVSIIKVEDSFEYEKPGRRSKKIWLVPIDFDKLDFPPPDFDVPVSDYLLNKEQIKSIYESSLSIGNFASRLLVLLFPELFTHENLRKQYNCSGSLGKKQLDPTRIKLIRHYVQILYPRAKNDRVWTLEFVGKLDERCRRRDTEQRRTYQQQRKIHMPGPDRREFLSYAINPERFREEFEGPPLPPERSSKDFCKIPLDELVVPNPDFPVPSLYLLSDKEVREIVQQSLSVGNFAARLLVRLFPELFTPENLRMQYNHSGACNKKQLDPIRLRLIRHYVEAVYPVEKMEEVWHYECIPSIDERCRRPNRKKCDILKKAKKAKK; this is encoded by the coding sequence GGCCCCCTTTCAAACATGAAGAACAGAGATACTGGTTCACCCACTCAGGTAAATGCAGAGCAGCCAAACAAGAACAAGAATGCCAACGTAACATGGCTCTGTGAAGAAGAATCCTTCAGTGATATAACCACTCCATCTTATAAAAAACCTCTCTATGGCATCTCACACAAAATCACGGAGAAGAAGAACCCGCCAGGAGCAGAGCAATTCACTTCTTATGAGTTGTTTGAAAAAATCAACCCCAGCAGTCCCTCGCATCTTCGGACTTTGAATGATCAACGCAAAAGGGACTCGGCTGCAGCCATTGCCGTAGCAGCGGCCGCCGCAGATTCTGACCCAAATATATATTCTTtgatacagaaaatgttttacacGCTTAACACCCTCAATACCAACATGACTCAGCTTCACAGTAAAGTTGACCTGTTGTCTCTGGAGGTTAGCAGAATTAAAAAGCAAGTCAGTCCAGCGGAGTCTGTTGCAGACTTCAAGCCTCCACCGGAGTACCAGCTGACTTCTGCGGAGCTCAAACAAATCATGGATCAAAGCACGTCAGGCGGAGACTTAGCTTGCCGGTTGTTGGTGCAGCTCTTCCCAGAGCTCTTCAGTGATGATGAgttcagcagaagctgcagtgCATGCGGCTTTCTCAACAAAAGGAAACTTGAATCCCTTCATCTGCAGCTTATCCGTAACTATGTGGAAGTTTGTTATCCTTCTGTGAAGAATACAGCTGTGTGGCAGGTGGAGTGTTTGCCTCAAGTCAATGATTTTTTCAATAGATTTTGGGCTcaaagggaaatggaaaacagtCAGCAGAACGTGCAATCGTCCAGTTTTTATGAGACTGAGCAGGTCGAATCCTCTCATTTTATGGAGGATaaagagcaggaggaagctTTGTCCTTGGACAGGAGTACTGCCATTGCCTCAGATTACATGCTGGATGCTCAGGACCTCAATGAATTTTTAGATGAAGCTTCTTCTCCAGgggaattttctgtttttttgttaCACAGATTGTTTCCGGAACTCTTTGACCACAGAAAATTAGCTGAAAGGTACAACTGTTTTGGAGACTCTGGAAAACAGCTGCTGGATCCTCATCGGCTTCAAATAATCCGTAGGTACACTGAAATTTACTTCCCAGATGTGCAAGAAGAAGAAGCCTGGTTGCAGCAATGTGTTCAGCGAATAAATGATGAGCTTGAAAATACGTATATGGATGGAAGTGAATGTGATCAGATGAGAGATGACTGTTACGATTCTTCTAGTTTACCAGATGATGTATCAATCATAAAAGTGGAAGACAGTTTTGAATATGAAAAACCTGGCAGGCGCTCAAAAAAAATTTGGCTTGTACCCATAGACTTTGACAAACTTGACTTTCCCCCTCCTGATTTTGATGTCCCTGTCTCGGATTACCTGTTGAACAAAGAACAGATTAAAAGCATATATGAAAGCAGTCTTTCCATAGGTAACTTTGCCTCTCGATTGCTTGTTCTCTTATTTCCTGAACTGTTTACTCATGAAAACTTACGGAAGCAATACAACTGTAGTGGATCTTTAGGCAAGAAACAGCTCGACCCCActagaattaaattaattcGACATTATGTGCAGATACTGTACCCCAGAGCAAAGAATGACAGAGTATGGACATTGGAGTTTGTTGGGAAGCTTGATGAGAGGTGTCGGCGAAGAGACACGGAGCAAAGGCGCACATACCAACAGCAACGGAAAATCCACATGCCGGGGCCCGACAGGAGGGAATTTCTCAGCTATGCAATAAACCCCGAGAGGTTTCGAGAAGAATTCGAAGGGCCACCGCTGCCaccagaaagaagcagcaaggatTTTTGCAAGATACCACTCGATGAACTCGTGGTTCCTAATCCAGACTTCCCTGTGCCTTCTCTGTATTTGCTGTCTGATAAGGAGGTAAGAGAGATAGTGCAGCAGAGCCTGTCGGTTGGCAACTTTGCTGCCAGGCTTCTCGTAAGACTCTTTCCCGAACTCTTTACTCCGGAGAATCTCAGAATGCAATACAACCATTCAGGTGCTTGTAACAAAAAACAGCTCGATCCTATCAGACTGAGACTGATCCGTCATTACGTGGAGGCAGTTTACCCCgtggagaaaatggaagaagtaTGGCATTATGAATGTATACCGAGCATTGATGAAAGATGCCGGCGTCCTAACAGAAAAAAGTGTGATAtactgaaaaaagcaaagaaagcaaaaaagtga